One stretch of Methanomassiliicoccales archaeon DNA includes these proteins:
- a CDS encoding NTPase: MGLAKNILITGIPGVGKTTVIKKVVEKLGERCGGFYTEEIRSEGIRVGFKIVSLDGKTGVLASISLSGAPKVGKYGVNLQEINNIAVTSIAEAIRSEKIVVIDEIGKMEVLSPLFRSLVVLALDSQNVVIATVSEKGKEDFFDEIKMRSDVELYVATFENRDILPNIILNRLRNFLSGDEQ; the protein is encoded by the coding sequence ATGGGTCTTGCAAAGAATATCCTGATCACTGGCATACCAGGAGTGGGAAAAACAACAGTAATTAAGAAAGTCGTGGAGAAACTCGGGGAAAGATGCGGAGGATTTTACACTGAGGAGATCAGATCTGAAGGAATCAGAGTGGGGTTTAAAATCGTGTCGCTCGATGGTAAAACAGGAGTTTTGGCTAGCATTTCGCTAAGCGGCGCTCCAAAAGTCGGAAAATATGGTGTGAATCTGCAGGAAATCAACAATATAGCGGTAACATCAATTGCCGAAGCGATAAGGTCTGAGAAGATTGTGGTAATCGATGAAATTGGAAAAATGGAAGTCTTGTCGCCGCTGTTCAGATCACTCGTAGTATTGGCCCTTGACTCACAAAATGTCGTCATAGCAACGGTATCTGAAAAAGGCAAAGAGGATTTCTTTGATGAGATCAAGATGAGGTCTGATGTAGAGCTTTATGTAGCAACCTTTGAAAATCGCGACATACTTCCAAATATCATCTTGAACCGATTGAGAAACTTTTTATCGGGAGATGAACAATAG